From the genome of Xyrauchen texanus isolate HMW12.3.18 chromosome 7, RBS_HiC_50CHRs, whole genome shotgun sequence:
ttcctcaaaacaatgattgactgatgagtttctagagaaagatgtttcttttttgccatttttgaccaaatatttgaccttaagatatgccagtctattgcatactgtgacaactcaaaatcaaacacaaagacttatgttaagcttcatttaacaaacaaaatagctttcaactgtatttgatataatggcaagtgaattgtctagtaccaaattagcaatttgaCATGATTGCTCTAGGATAAgttgtttgagtgatggctgctgaaaatggtGCCTGTATAAATtggataaaaaattacttttttcacatagtgatgttgctgttttttttaaatcagtaatgtcctggttatactttgtgatcagttgaatgacgcTTTGTGGaataaaagaaccaatttccttccaaaacagcaaaatctgtacattattccaaacatttggctgccagtttAGATGTCTTCAAAGCAAATAGACATGGACTGAAAGTCACAtaactttaatttttatttcacgcAGTGCTAACAAATTGTTTAGTTCTGTACACACTATGCATATTGAATGTAAATTATGTGGTCACTACGTGAATCTTTCCAAAGTGCATTCAGTTCTAGATTGCGGTTGTCAATCTCATAAATAACGTAATTCTGTGTTTACAGAACAGAATTAAGCACTCAAAAGTGGAGTGACGATCATATTTATctgcagtgtgtatgtggcctTTTAGATCCTAGCTGTATGCACAAAGAGCCAGGATCTGAGTTTGAGCCGTCCCACCATCTTGTTCCTCCAGCGCGTTTTCAACCGTTTCGACTAAGACAGTGATTCTTGATCACCCCCCTCCCACCCTCTGTTTTGCCCTCTCTTCCCCTCTCTGATTCCTCCCACTAGAGCATATCCATTGACTAGAGCAGAGTCTGACTGAGCACACTGATCACTATGACTCAGAACCCTGCCTGCTTTGATCTCTGACACAAACATGCGCCACCTGCTGGCTGATACCACAGCTGCACCTCATGTCAgctgcctttttttgtttttttttggtgcttCCTCATGGATTAAGCATGGTTAAAGGAATACTGtattctgagttcaatagaagttatgctcaatcaacattttgccacaattgctgttgataaccacaaaaataatttcaactcatcccttcttttctttaaaaaaaaagttaaacttgATGTTACTAagaggcacttccaatggaagtgaatggggctggtttttggagggtttaaaggcaggaatgtgaagctaatattttattaaaagcacttgcattaattcttctgttaacttattttatttgagctgtaaagttgtttaaattgtaatttttacagccattttagttttttttttagggattgttgatattacattgtgatggcaacaaagttgtaaaattgggtgTAACATTACACAGaagttttttaatgtgttttatgttaacacacattgtttatgtctagtgtctatacttgtgaaacggtgagtattttaacatttacagattggtcccattcactttcattgtaagtgcctcactggaacccagatttttttaaaaagttaagaaaaggaggggcaagtcaaaaatacattttgtgctaatcaatattatgtgacaaattctgtcgattgggcttaacttgtaatgaGGCAAGAATATTCCTGTAATAGAATCGTTACAGTAACTGGAATCTGAATCAGAATAATGAAGTTCTTTACATTTCTCATCCCTACTTAATGCTTGTATAGAAATCCTGCAgaaatattgccattttaatgttGTTTCTCTATTTCTTTTTAGTTTCCTGGATAGGATTGACACTGTGAAACAGAGTGATTATACTCCTACTGATCAGGTATGTGACCAGCAATCCACAAACTTTAATAgctttgtttacatgcacaaattTTCATAAATCTGAATAAATTCAATCCGATTGCAGATTCTGAATGGACATTTTATATGTACCCTAAACTTTACAATCTGATACAATTATTCATTTACATGTGCATTATATGTATTCTGAGCTAAACTTCAGTGCATGCGAAGATTGTCAGTTGTTGCGTTCTGAAGAAGTGGAGAAAGGCTGAGAAAGTGAGAATGGGACCAAAGTCGTTTTTGCTTTGTTGAGATATCTAAAAAAATATGCCAGAAAAGCTTTCATCTCATGTTACTCACTCTACTCGGCAAATGAAGAATTAGAAGCAGCGTCTAAATCTCTGTCTGACTTAACCATGTATTTACCTCATGCATATTCCTCCTCCAATTTAACCGCAGGCATCTCTGGATGCGAGTATGAAGTAAAGACAGTTAGGTGAAAGTTGTTCCTTGTTGTTCTTAAGGCAGTTTACATTTTAGATgtgtaatggaaaaaaaaacatttggactTTAAGCAATTGTTGCGGACGGGATGCTATGAAAAAAATCACTATGCAATAATGATGGTGGAAAGGAGCATttaatcatacaaataaataaaggtaGGCTATTTATAACAGCAAGAGAAGGGATGCTTTTAGTGTTAAATAACTGTCAGAAGAAGAGTTTTACTCTTGTACGATATAAATAACCTAAATCTAAAACctaaatttaattattaataggctatcaatatttttttaatttgttttattcaaaGCCTATAACTGTGTGTAATTTAACATAAGTTTCGAGGAGGATGTTTAAGCTACTTAATGTTTACTACCACTTTCCATCGTCTCTTGTAAAACATATTCTAACATTTACTTTCCTAATCTGTCACATGCTTTCATCACTATGGCAAAGAATAAATGCTTTAGAAATTATGGTTTCGATGTCAGGAAGTGAGTGAAGTCACATACACAATGTAACACAGAACGCCATAACCGCACCTGCTGCTTAAAGTCCCTATTAAGAATTACACAACATAATTTTTAGCTTTTTGCTGTCATGAAAGAAAATATGTGCCCTGTAGCATATTCAGTGTGAACCCACATACCCTTAATAATGCGTTTTTGTCATTGCTTTGTATAAATTAGGTTCCTGTGACTAGTATCATGTATACATTCGCACCACTGCTCTGTTCATTGGGAAAGTAGTCAGATTCCAACTAAACATTGGAATCTGATGACTACTCCAGTGCGCAGAGCAATGGTTTAAAGGAGATCTAAAATAATTCGTTTAAAAGAATTAGCTATGGTTTACATGgctaatatatttttcttttaaactgaTTATTTTAGATCTACACCACCATTTTCAATCGGATAGAAATTTAATTAGGATCCAGCTCAGTCGtataatttttgtgtttacatgaaggcTTTTCAATCCGATTGAGCTATCAGTCGGATTATAAATtgattatttttgaaaatgaagCTTTTGAAGCAGTTGCAGATTCAGGGTTCCCACGATCGTGAAATATATgggattttatttgattattttatcagTTCTGGAAGAGTTTCTTAAAATaatggaaagtcatggaaatttcttgTTTTGATCAACTCTAGAATATGTAATGCTAGAAATTTCTCTAAATGAGTGCAATTGCTGTAAATCCTTATTATGGAAATGAATtgatcaaaaggtgtgggaaccctgtttatTTATGTCTTGAGAGGCATCTGACTTTAATTAAATCTTTAATTAGAAATTTCTTTCCTTATTTTGTCTTCACTGTCTTCCCACTCTCAGGACTTGCTCAGATGCAGAGTTCTAACTTCTGGAATCTTCGAGACAAGATTCCAAGTGGACAAAGTAAATTTTCAGTGAGTTCAACCAGGATTTTATAGTATTTTCTTACAgcctttaaaggattagttcacccaaaaatgataattctctcatgatttactcacctttaaaccatcccagatgtgtatgtctttccttcttcagcagaactgaaattaagatttttattagcACATTTCAGCtttgtttgtccatataatgaaagtgaatgggtgccatgaggctgctggctgtttgacggtccaaaaggcataattaggcagcataaaagtaatccccatgactccagtcgatcaataaatgtcttctgaagcaaatcgataggtttatgtaagaaacaagttgataattaaatgttttaactataaatctttacTTTCTGCCAGCACTGgtatgctgtttgaaatgacctaacttCCATCTTGCGTGAATGCTCAATCATGCTTATGTCACGTGACAACTCTGTGATGGGTCGACTGGTAGGAGgaagcattttttaaaagttaaaaaagttttaactatccctttttgtttttacataaacctattgatttgcttcagaagacattaattgatcgactggagtcgtttggattacttctatgctgcttaagtatggcacccattcgctttcattgtatggatatacagagctgaaatgtgcttataaaaatattaattttgctctgctgaagaaggaaaaacATACACTTTACGCCATCTAGGATGGCGTAAAGGTGAGGTAATTGAGAGTGGTGTAGttgtctaaagcacataactggtaatctggtaatcagaaggatgctggttcgagccccacagccaccaccattgtgtccctgtaataagggctctgtaagtcgctttggataaaagcgtctgccaaatgcataaatgtaaaatgtaattatctttttttttttcttcttcttttttttcctccagTATGTTTGATGTTGGGGGACAGAGAGACGAACGCAGGAAATGGATCCAGTGTTTTAacggtaaatgttttttttttttaatacttaaaataTTAATAAGCAGTAGACCAATATACCTATATCTACACATATATAAACTATATCCACActatataacacaatttaatgATTCCCAAATGACAAAACTACACAAAATTGCAGAAATTAAATTGATGCTTATTTTTACACAAGTGTTCACACAAAATTCACTAGAAGCAATGTTTGATCGATCTCAAAGTGGCCAAATATCGGACATGCAATCTATCACTACTACTTGTTGTAATTAAGCATTAATTGTTTTAATGGATTGTTTACTATGTGTAACTTATTTCTCCATGTTACAGACGTGACCGCCATCATTTTCGTGGTAGCCAGCAGCAGTTACAACATGGTGCTCAGAGAGGACAATCAGACCAACAGACTCCAGGAGGCACTTAACCTGTTCAAGAACATCTGGAATAACAGGTAACCTCTTATACCTCACACATATAAAGAAGTTATGTGTTATTGCAATGTGtctttttttatgattataaacatgtattttttgtcTTACCTCACTTTCCAGGTGGCTTCGAACTATTTCTGTCATTCTGTTCCTAAACAAGCAAGACTTGCTGGCTGAGAAGGTTTTGGCGGGTAAATCAAAAATTGAGGATTACTTCCCAGACTTTGCACGCTACACTACACCGGATGATGGTCAGTGAGACAGAAAAACTTTCCCTGATTCATTTGTTTATGCCTTTCTTTTCGCAATATGCAGGCAACACAATCTTATTTTAACAAAAAGCTGAAACTCGCTGTAGTAAGTTTGGATATCAGATTATCAGTGCTGTTTGTTAGATTCATCTTTTTTCTCTCATTAACAGCAACACCAGAGCCAGGGGAAGATCCACGAGTTACAAGAGCAAAATATTTCATCCGAGATGAGTTCCTGGTGAGTCAAATAACTAAATTAATTGGTAACTTATCACTCAGGGTCCAAAATAACATTTTTGCCACACCTGTCAATAGTGGTAAATTTAACAGCCAATGTTATTTTAACCGCTATGTTactgtattttgcattttataaaaacataaaatgatatTTTTGTCCAGTATCATTTTCTCTGTAAATATTGTCTGATAAACCTCTGATGGTAGATTTTTCACTGAAACTTTAGAGTAATGCCATTTTATTTACTTACCAAAGCCAATTTACTTGCTGTTCTTAATAGGGGTTGCATGACTACTGATTTTTAATAGTCGGCTAGTCGAATCCATTGGTAGAGTCAAATTCGACTAGTCCCTAcccatttaattttattgtatacTTAAACATCAATCATTATGTTATCTCCTCATAAGCACcttttcattagaaatgtacaACAATAGGTAGGCAAATGCCAAGCTGTTATGTAGCTAAAAGTTAACGTACGTGATATTCATCTGGAAAGCACCACCTGATTGGTCAGAGTAACaaaaacccaacccctaaactcaaccaaCTTTAGAGGTATAAATCGCCAAAGCCAATTTACTCACAGTTCCTGTAAAGTTACTGACCAACTTTAGTGTAATTATTAATTTACTAGCCAAAGCCAATTTTCTCGCAGTTTCTACTAAAGTTATACCGAACAACTGAGTGTTCATTTTTGGGCCTGCCATCACCCATTGCTGTATTTGTTAGACAAATCCCTTAATGAACAAACACTCAACTTTGagcattttttttcactttcagaGGATCAGTACAGCGAGTGGCGATGGTCGGCACTACTGCTACCCCCACTTCACCTGCGCCGTGGACACAGAAAACATCCGACGGGTGTTTAACGACTGCAGAGACATCATCCAACGCATGCACCTACGGCAGTATGAACTCTTGTGATCGCGACAGTGATGACGGGACGCAAACACACCACCCGAACTTTCTATAGGCCACCTGCCCTTACATCACGCCCCAATATCAAACTGATGAGTCCCCACCTCTTACACATACGCacacatgtgtatgtatgtgtatatatatatatatatgtatgtgtgtgtatatatatatatatatatatatatatatatatatatatatataaatatatatatatatatataaataatgcccACACATATGTGTggcattattatttatatattatatgaaaatatacacacacaacacatggcCTTTCTCCATCCTGAGTGACTAGGGGAAGGGGACGCACTGTGTTACTGATGAAAGCATGGCTGTGATATCTGGCAAAACGACTTGTTAACACAGCCAAGGACTACCAATGTTAATAAAGAGCGAAGAAAACTAAACATATGAGAGAGCTAGAGGGAGGGGAGAGAGGGGGATAAAAGACGAGTATAAACTGTCGAGGACTGCTCAAACTCAATCTCAAGGGTCTTCTCAAGACGAGGAAGTAATTTCGTACACATACAAGCGTAACGAGTCCAGCTAAACTATTGACCCGCAGTCCTATGTATGTTACACGTCAAACTGGCTTTTTTCCGATCATATGCCTAACACACATTACTTATATTGATGCACacgcacaaaacacacacacatgctgttctTATCCTCCACCGTTTTTTGGTCCTGTCGAACGTATAGTGCCTGTGTGAGCCTGGTGTGTCCCACCCCAACCTTTTCCCTTTCCTGAAACACCCAAATCCCACCCCAAAGGTGGACAGAACTCCTTGGAGGAGAGCAAAAAATTATGGGccgaaacataaaaaaaaaaatttagaaaaaattgtttcctttttctgcaaaaaagaaaaggagggtatGGAGGGGTTTTCTGCCCAGGGTTGCTTTGCGTGTGGAGCAACGAATGACTTGAACACAAGACCCATCACATGCTGGCTTCTCGAAGAGGCGAGCGCATGCAATGCTAGATTAATGCAGAACAGTGAACTAAACGCAGTGCAAAAAAtccaaactaatatatatatatatatatatatatatatatatatatatatatatatatattcctgtaaTAATACAAACTTTTTCTGTTTGTTGGTTTTCCCAGTCGTGTGTTGGTGAGTGCAAAGATGCACCATTTTAAACCTCCTGTTTTTCTAAAACACCTCTTCCCTTTAGTTCTCCATGTGTCTCATTCGTCCTCCTCCCAATCGCTTTCGGTCTGCTCCCTGCTGCAAAAATCTTGCACACTGACACGTGGGGACTTCATCAAACCGAGAGCAAGACAAAAGTTACAATGCGAGTCAGAAGGACATCTATTGGATGGCGTAGTCGCTCTCTGGCCCCTCCTCCCCTTCCTCTCCCCTTTAGCCTGGCTTTTTTTGGTCTGTCTTTTGATTTCTCTGCTGGATCATTATTATTCTTGTACagactgtaaaatgtattattttgtacaactttattgaagaaaaaaagtaaCTTGTAGAAGCTCCCTGTGCCTTGATCACGACTGTACGTGTAAAATGAGCTAAGATGTAAGTAAGATATGTTTCATTGCGCTGTTCGGCTCTGCCCTGCCTCTGTCAATTCCCGTGAACTCTGATCCCACCCTGTTTTGCCTGTTGCTCATCAGACTCTGGGTGGAAGTTGCCTGTTTGTGCAGATTTGAACCGGCCTCCCCAATCACAAGACAAGAACTCAACCATTGTAAGAAAAAGCGTGACACTAGTTGGATCAGCGACTAAGTGCAACATTTTAGCGACACATCCGTGGAGTTCGGGGGAGCTTCTGTCTGTCGCGTTTTTTGTTTTCCCctcaatttcttatttttttttttcgttcaaTCTGCCTATGGTTATATTTTACATTCAAGACTGAAACACCTGATGCTGTGTAGTACAAAGCAAGAAACATTATATacggtatatataaatatatatttatatgtgtaaatatattatttatatatatttgtttgctttttacaggTTTTCTCTGCCTTTTGGGTCAGCAACTATAGTTCACATTTTTAGAAGCAGGGTGTggggcttttttttgtttttgttttttttttgtttagctttaactCTGTTGAAGAAGAAAGTAATCCAAATGCAAGAACATTGCTTGTCTcttcgttaaaaaaaaaaaaccctttgcTAAAATGAGTGAAAAAGACAGAAGAAAATCTGTCCATGTATTAAGTGTACAAATTGTTTTGATAGCTGCACAGTCAGATATGGGTTAATATCCCCCCTCCCATGGTATTcatgtttatttctttatattaaaCAAAAGCTGCTCTACAAACTGACATACTAACAAAAGATGCCGCCCATCACCGGACTATGACCAATTGTAACCCTTCTCTGTACCACAACTTCCTGCTATCCAATCACATGAAAGCAGGGGTTAGCTTTTGGTGCTCTAATTGTCCACTTTGTTACACAaacaaagtatttatttttatttatttgtcattttatactTTATTTCCAAAACGCCATAATTTGAATCAAAAAAACTCTAACGTCTTGACCGGTCTGATCCGGTTGTGTTTTCTGCAAAATGTGGTACAGGtgttatatatatgatttttggtTGGGGGCATGGGGTGAGTGGAGATGTTAAGCTatgatattttatgtttactttttttttttttttttctagttcagACTCGCTGCAGCAATAAGTGAGTGAGATTTGAGTACCAAACGCCCCCTTGCCTGACTCTGTCTCTATAAGAAGTGTTTTCAGTGTATATGTTGCTTTTTTCCATGTCTCAcacttactgtacattttgtaCAAAAATTCAAATTACAGCAGTAAAAGAAGAGTGTAACACTGTCTgagtcacacatgcacacacacacactcttttcacAAGGCTAACTCTGTTTTTGGCCCAAATCAAACTATAAAGGATAATGTAGTTGCTCTTACCGTGATGGTGGTTCTTAAAGGTCTAATTTACAGTTGCataatttgtcatttaaataGTCGCATTCAACAGTATAGCATTTCCTACTATGACTTCAGGAACTCAGTTGGCTAGGCACATGGCTGATCACAATATATGAACAACATTGCATGTATTGCAGGAATATTAAGTATTGTTTTCCAGCATGGATGAACAAATATAGAGGCCATGTTACAATGGTGCACTCCACATATTCTACAATGAGTAATGTACAATCTTATGATGGATACATATTTACTCAAAAAACATTAGAAACTAATATGTATGTTCACTTTGAAAGTCCTTAGACTGGAAGAGTACAATGTTTAAAGCAAAAGTTAAAAGAATATCGCggtttcagtacaagttaaactcaattgacagcatttgtggcataatgttgattaccacaaaaataaagtttgactcatccctccttttcttgaaaaagcaaaaatctgggttccagtgaggcacttacaatggaagtgaatggggtcaattcgtaaacattaaaatacagttttaaaagtatagatGTAAAccatatgcatgttaacattacatttagtgtgataaaatcacttaacttttctatgtaaagatttatataattttacaacttcattgctatGACATAGAATAAAAccctaaacaactttacagctcaaataatacatgcgttttTACAGGAGAAATCATGtaagtgttttttataaaaattaaggttcacatttctgcctttaaacacccCTGAAATTTACCCCATTGACTTttattgtaagtacctcactgtaacctcgatttttgctttttttttttttttttaagaaagtgaGGGACAAATCTATATAAttgtttgtggcaatcaacattatgccacaaatgctgttgattgagcttaacttgtattaaacccgcaatattcctttaaaaccttaAGTTACAATTGCAGGCATCAATTGGTTTATATCAATGCAGAAACAAGCATTTTGAGCAGTGTAGATCTATAGTTTTTATATGTTAATAGCTTCCTGATCCATAGGAAAAGAATCAGCTTAAGCCATTTGGTACATCTTGCCCAATTATgacattttgtgttaaaatgtgtatttatgcTCTTCACAACCAAagcataataatataattttgtattaaaaGTAACAACGCAGTGCTTATCCCATCAAAAACTAAAGGTATTATCAGCTGATGACAGCATCATCAATTGTTCCTTCAAATAATCAAGCCACAGAGATCAGAGTGTTAATTACattctattttttataattataattagattCTGCACATATCATAGTGCATGCCATCAGAGGTGTTTGCACCAAGCTAGTTAGAAGCTCATAGTATACTAGATATTCATCGGCACAGtccaaaattatttaatgttgcctttttaaatgttatatctGTTTATGCTATGTCACAAAAAGGTTTGTAATTTAGAAGGGCCAAGTAGCATCCATCagagtatttagcagagacggatcactgctgttaaaataaaattgagAAATTGGAACGGCCAACGGATGCAGAaaaagaagtcccgccttacaggtaaaagagccaatcacgttTTAGATAAATACatgacctgtcaatcaactggaAGACGCATGCGCAGTAGCTGAACCAGcctgggaatatatatatatatatatatatatatatatatttttttagcgcGAACTGAGCTAAAGATGCTCAGTTTATGATAGCGATGTTGTCAGATTTAACTCTTGATTTGATTTATGTTCTTTAATCGCAATGCTGGCTaaatgttttggagatttctgtgttTCCTTATAGTAGTAGATATGAGCTGCACTCTTATGCAGAAACAAGAAAATAGGTGCCCCGCCTGCGCGGCAGCCAAAGTTAATTTAGCAATTCGGTCCACTCGGCGGCTatttttggaacgctctcgggcagGCTGTGCAGCTATATTTGTATGCGAACTAGCGCCACACAAGCGCAGCTCCTGTCTATTTGAATGGAGAAAGATCGAAATCTCCacaacggttggtcaagattatgatcaaagaacatatttcacctcagcagtaaaatctaataacactggtatcataaattgtactgCTTTACCTCAAATTAC
Proteins encoded in this window:
- the gnas gene encoding guanine nucleotide-binding protein G(s) subunit alpha isoform X1, which encodes MGMCHSFRLPQSAISYTGGRTVANPGVDVEPGCLDSSDPHRRVEELARIKAENKRSRNIDKSLKAEKREYKQTHRLLLLGAGESGKSTIVKQMRILHVNGFNAEEKKQKIQDIKNNIKEAIETIVTAMSALAPPVQLACPANRFRIDYILNLANQKDFEFTSEFYEHTKTLWQDEGVRACFERSNEYQLIDCAQYFLDRIDTVKQSDYTPTDQDLLRCRVLTSGIFETRFQVDKVNFHMFDVGGQRDERRKWIQCFNDVTAIIFVVASSSYNMVLREDNQTNRLQEALNLFKNIWNNRWLRTISVILFLNKQDLLAEKVLAGKSKIEDYFPDFARYTTPDDATPEPGEDPRVTRAKYFIRDEFLRISTASGDGRHYCYPHFTCAVDTENIRRVFNDCRDIIQRMHLRQYELL
- the gnas gene encoding guanine nucleotide-binding protein G(s) subunit alpha isoform X2; translated protein: MGCLGNSKTEDQRNEEKAQREANKKIEKQLQKDKQIYRATHRLLLLGAGESGKSTIVKQMRILHVNGFNAEEKKQKIQDIKNNIKEAIETIVTAMSALAPPVQLACPANRFRIDYILNLANQKDFEFTSEFYEHTKTLWQDEGVRACFERSNEYQLIDCAQYFLDRIDTVKQSDYTPTDQDLLRCRVLTSGIFETRFQVDKVNFHMFDVGGQRDERRKWIQCFNDVTAIIFVVASSSYNMVLREDNQTNRLQEALNLFKNIWNNRWLRTISVILFLNKQDLLAEKVLAGKSKIEDYFPDFARYTTPDDATPEPGEDPRVTRAKYFIRDEFLRISTASGDGRHYCYPHFTCAVDTENIRRVFNDCRDIIQRMHLRQYELL